The following nucleotide sequence is from Phocoena sinus isolate mPhoSin1 chromosome 14, mPhoSin1.pri, whole genome shotgun sequence.
TTGCCATTCTCTTAGGCTCAGTAGACTGTCCTCCGGGGTTCCTGGGGGTTCTGTCGGAGCACAAAGAATGCCAACTGGCTGTTATTTGAATGACTGTTGGCAAGAAAGTGGTTGTGAAGTCTTGGTTATTGCCTTGCTTGCAGAGAACATCCCGAAGCTATCTGGGAGCAGGATTAAGCATTTGTCCCCATCCCGAGGGAGGCACAAGAGCAAAAAGGtacatgcagggacttccctggtggcgcagagcttaagaatccacctgccgatgcagggaacacaggttcgagccctggtccgggaagatcccacatgccgcggagcaactaagcccgtgtgccgcagctactgagcctgtgctctagagccctggagccacaactactgagcccgctcgcctagagcccgtgctccacaacaagagaagccactgcaacgagaagcccgcacaccacaacgaagagtagcccctgcttcctgcaactagacaaagcctgtgcgcagcaacaaagacccaacacggccaaaaataaataataaattaattaataattaaaaaaaatgtacacgcAAAGTTGTGTGCACAGGAAAGCACAAACCATACAAAGCAAAGCGCTGAAAGGTTGATCTCGTATTGGCTGACCTTGGGCAGTCCTTTCTGTCTTCCAAGGCTCCACTCTCACTGTCTGTAACACCAGGGTTTGGACTAGGAATAGGTTTAGCTACttaaaacagaaaatctaaaataTCAGAGACTTAAACAAGAGAGacgtttattattattttttccttcacctATGAGAAGCCTGGAGGGAGGCTGTTCATTCAGGGCCAGCACGAGGCTCCTTGGCCAGGGGGACCACAGGATGAGTGACCCACGTGAGCAAAGTGCTCAGATCACAGAACCCAGGGGCAGGCAGGCGCTTCTGGCCTAGTCGTGGCACCAGACCCTTGGAGAAGGGACCCTGGTGCCTGTATGTTCAGCGGATGAGGATGGTTACCACCTGAAGAGGAAGGTTCCATGCAAGGTGTTTATAGGCACCCCCTGGAGAGTGCCGGCCCAGGGCAGGGTTTAGTGGGTCCAGTTTGTAGAACTGCTGGCGTTCTAGCAAactagggggtggggtgggttcaGTTCTTGCTGGATGAAATGTGCGGGGCTGGGCTGCCCTGCTCCGGGGAGTGCTAATGAAGCAAAGCCCAGGGGTTCcctgcattcctttttatttatttatttattttaaaaaatatctttattggagtataatttcttcttgCTACGAGCACCAGAGTGCACTGGTATGactgggcctggggtgggggaggggagcaatgGGGAGGAGCTGGAGGTGGACGGGTGTCAAACATACCCTCCCACAGCAGCGCTGGAGGACGATGGGGTGTGAGTCGTCTTTACGAGGTGGGTCTTTCAAGGCCTGGAACGTGAGACTGGTGACAGCAGGTGAACTTGCAGGTAATGCCAGTGGGTGACACACAGCTCGGGTATGACATATGGATGCAAGGAGGGCCGTGGGGATGGgccactgaggcccagggaaatGGAACAGGGGTTGCCAAACgcgcaggccatatggtctctgtcacagctactcaccTTTATCGTTCTAGCATGAAGCAGCCACAGACACGAGTAAGCAACAGAGTGTGGCTGGGTCCCAATAACGCTTTAGTTCCCATTAgacattgaaatttgaattttatatgttttacacatcacaaagtattcttttttcccacccttgaaaaaatataaaatctattctTAGCTTGCTGGCTGTACAGAAATAGGTGGTGGGTCAGATGTGGCCCACAGGCCGTAATTTACCACCCCCGAATTAGAGCATGTGATGTAGAAGTATTTCCCAAACTTCCCTAAGGtgagtttttttgggggggttgaaAAATAGGCAGCTTCTTGGGCTCCTACCCTGACCCTGAAGCTTCTGATTCTGTGGTTCTGGGATGGAGCTAAGAATGTGTATTTTCAGAAAGTACCCAGGTAGTTTTCGATTTACAGAAGTGTGAGAAACACTGACATAGAACATAAAAAGCCCTTGATGATCTCTCCAAAAAggactttgtttttattctttctctggtCAAAGTCAAACAGTGCAGTTCCCCGCACTGGCCATGAGACGCCCTTGTTTTCCCCGTCCCGGTTCCCGGAGCCTGTCCCTCCAGGGAAAATGTGCCATGAAGAAGGACAGTCTCCCACAGACAGGTGCAGCATCTCCTTTGGATTTAGCCTAATTGCTGATGATCCCATTGTACTGGGATTTTCCGTGACACTTGTCTGGAAGTTGGTTCCAACGTAAGCCCCAGGTGCTGACCAAGGCCACTGTCACGCAGGGCTGGCCAGCTGGTGTGAGATAGGAGGAAAGCTGCCTGGCAGCCTCTGGGTGACAGAGATGGAGGGTAACTTCAGGGCCATCCCGTAATAACCACCTGGTCCCCTTGCAGAGACACCTCTGTGCCAAGCCCTGCAGTGGGTAAGCTTTTCATCtactccagtggttctcaacgtggggggcagggaggtggagacacttggcaatgtctggagatgctTTTGCTTGTcatgatggggggggggggtgtgctcctggcatctagtgggaagaggccagagatgctgctacaCATTCTACACTGCACAGCCAGCCCCGCCACAAGGAACGAGCTGCTCCAAAGTATCAGTAGTGCCAAGTTGAGAAGCTCTGCTTTACATCATCTCAAATGTAGAGTCACAGGAAATACACGttactattcttattttacaaactACAAAGTTTAATTTGTAATAAACTTTACAAAATTTACAAAACCAAGTCACCGAGGGCTCAAAACACTTGTCCGTGGTTTCCTCACCTCATTGTGGGGCAAAACCTGGATTGAACTGGGTCCGTTGACTAGGGTGCCCAATCCTGGTTTGACCAAATATAAGTCCTGCATCCCAAGCAAAGTGCCCTAGTCCTGGGCCAGctgggatggttggtcaccctaccCTGGACTCCAGGTCTACACTCGTGCCCTGAGCCTGCCTGGTCCCACCACGAGGCCTAGAATGGGGACGTGGCCTAGAACCAGGTCTCCTAATCAGGCCAGTATTTGCTTTTTCCCGCCTACTTGCCTGTGGTCCCCTGGAAAGCATGCCCAGGGAGTCTCTGTGGGCAGCCAGTGCCCAGACCAAGGTAACACCACCAGCCGAGGCATGACCGGGTTGGAGCGCTGGGGGATGCTCCCTCCCAGTGCCCCCGTGGCTGTCATCATTACTGGAGTGAGTCCTGAGCTCTCTGTGCTCAACGCTTTTTCTTGACAGAGATCCCAGTGTCCCTGCCTCTCACTGCTCCCCTTGTGTGGCCTTGCTTGCCCACCTCCGTCAGTTGTCTCAGCTGCTACCAAGTCCTGGCATCTGTCCCAGTCTATATGACCTTTCTATCCCAGGCCTGTGCCCTCCCCACAGAGCAGAGGGAGGGTCTGTACCTTACCCTAAGCTGAAAGGGGTGAGGGCTAGGTTTAGGGCCCTGGTCCCTGGTGGCTCTGCCACATCTCTGCTGCTGTCATCTCGCAGAAGGTCTGCATTAACCATTAAAATATGTGGATTAGAAGTAAAAGAAGCTGAGCTTCCACTGGGAAAACCAAAGGCAAGCAGGGTTAGCCATAACTTGTACTCTCATCTTTCTGGAAACCGGAGGCATCCCAGGCCTTATTGAAAAAGGCTGTGGAGATCTGGCTTCCAGTTCTAGCTCATTCCTAATTGCCCGTGGAACTGAGAACGAAGCTTTTGACCTTTCTTTTCACCTGCAAAGTGGAATAACCACTTTTCTCCCACATTTACTACAAGGCTGTCTTGTGAGGCTACAAGGAGTGGAGGTGGACGTGGGCGCAGAGGTGAGAGCACCAGATGAAGGCAGGGGGGGCATCGCCTCTGACAGCTGTGCCCCTGTCTCCCCAGGACATGCCCTACTACCGGTCCCAATTTAAGAAATGTGCCGTGGTGGGCAACGGGGGCATCCTAAAGAACAGCCGCTGCGGGAGGGAGATCAACAGCGCTGACTTTGTCTTCCGGTAAGAATTGCCCCGGGTCTGCACCTGCCACGGCCCTCCCCCTCCGTGCCTGTCCCCTTTCTGGTTCCCCAGCCTGCTAATGCTGCCATTTACGTGATCaatccccactccccacccctgcagaCCTCATGCTCTGGGTTGTCCCTTCCCCCTTTAACTCTGTCCCTTGCAAGGGGTTGAATCTCTCAGGtcctcagtctccacatctgCAGAATGGGAGCAAATGGCATAATAGATGTGAAGACACTGAGGACTCCCAGGGGTCATGCAGATCTGTTGGTGAGGTCGTCTGGGCAGCCACCTCTCTGGCTGGGCTCCACTCTTCTGGAAGCACCGCTTGGAACCAGGGTAGTCTTGTGGCTGACACCAATATGAGCTTCACCCTGGCCATACCTAAGCTAGACACTTGTCcttgtatttcttcttccttatgTAGAAGCCCTTCTTATCTCTTTGGGGACCCTCACTTACCTCTTTAGCCTGGGTGAAGAAGATAGGTTCAAAATGAGAGTTTAAAGCAAAGAGACTTAGGTTGAGGCTGCAGTGGGATCTCATGGGTCGTGGATCTACAGCCATTGGGTCACCCAGGGTTGGTGAGGGAAGGGGTTGAACTTGCCCTTCCATGCCCAGGCACGAAGATTCCACCCAGCTGGTTTCCTCTGTGTCCCTCTGCCCACGTGATCACCAGCCCTTTCTTCGCCACACCCCAGCTCCCCGTCTCCATCTAGAATGACATACCACATGCAGTCGGGCTGCCTCATCTCTTCTGCAGGTGCAACCTACCCCCCATCTCGGAGAAGTACACCATGGATGTAGGGGTGAAGACAGATGTGGTCACGGTGAACCCCAGCATCATCACAGAGAGGTCAGTGGCCCTCTTTCTAAACGtgtgctgtccaatatgataGCCATTCATCACGTGTGGCCACTGGGCTCTATCCAGATTGAGATGTGCCATCTGTAAGTGCAAAACACACACTTGATTTAAAAAGCTTAATATGAAAAAGAGGATGGGCCGTGccttattacatttttatattgattacatattaaaatgataGTATTCGGGGTATATCaggttaaataaaatctattgtaaaaattaatttcacctactTCTCTAAATGTGCTtcctagaacatttaaaattacatttgtggcctgcattatatttcttttggacaGCACTGGTCTCTTTCCCTAGAGATGGGCCAGAGAGCTTTCCAGTGTGTGACGGGGGCAGGCAGCTCCCTACACAGTGTGTCTGCCTGGCAGTGGGGAGAAGCCTCATGCAAAGACCTCAACCCCCCTCTCCTGACTCCCCTCCTGGGGTCGTCtgggaggcctgggggaggggctaaTGGGGTTAAAACTCCAACTGGGGCATAGTCACACCTCCAGGTCAGATGAAGGGTAAGAGGAGGGGGAGTTGTTAAATCCGGTCAGATGCCCGGGCACATTTACAAGGAGTCAGCTGAGTGAGGGAGCATTCAGAGAGGTGCGCAGTGAGCCAGCTGGGAGGGCTGTTCAGTGTAAAGAGAAAGGCGAGCGAGGGGAGGAAGGGCTCAGAGGACAGGCAGCTGGTTTGGTGTTCTTCACTGGGGGAAGGCAGTGACAGCTGAGTCCTTGGGGAAGGCAGGACAGGTGAGTCCTGAGGGCTCTAGGGAAAGCCTCCACTCCCTCGCCCCTTCCCCTCTGAGCCCACCCCGGGCACCCTCAGCCGTATGGGTTAAGTATTACCCTTCCCCTGCAACCACACACGAGATATTTGACCCTTTGGGTCCAGATTGCCCTCTCCGGCACTCACTTACAAAAATATAACCGTCCCGGAGGAAGGTGGACATTCATCTGCTAAGTGACTGAGCCGAAAGAAGGGGGGGTGGCCTTGAGGGGCTCCTACGTCCTTTGAAAAGACCCCAGTGTGCAGGGGTGGGGCAAGCGGAGGGTCCCGGGGCCCCGTCTCACCCTGCGCTCCCGCCAGGTTCCACAAGCTGGAGAAGTGGCGGCGGCCCTTCTACCGGGTGCTGCAGGTGTACGAGAACGCGTCCGTGCTGCTGCCTGCATTCTACAACACGCGCAACACCGACGTGTCCATCCGCGTCAAGTACGTGCTGGACGACTTCGAGTCGTCGCAGGCCGTGTACTACTTCCACCCGCAGTACCTGGTCAACGTGTCGCGCTACTGGCTTAGCCTCGGGGTGCGTGCCAAGCGCATCAGCACCGGCCTCATCCTGGTCACGGCGGCGCTGGAACTGTGCGAGGAGGTGCACCTGTTCGGCTTCTGGGCCTTCCCCATGAACCCCTCGGGCCTCTACATCACCCACCACTACTATGACAACGTCAAGCCCCGCCCGGGCTTCCACGCCATGCCCTCCGAGATCTTCAACTTCCTGCATCTGCACAGCCGCGGCATCCTGCGCGTGCACACGGGCACCTGCAACTGCTGCTGAGGGCGGCGCAGGCTGCCCGCCAGCCCGGCACACGGAACCTCGCTCCTCCTCGCCCGCCCACCCGCAGGGCAGGGCGAAGGCCTGGCGCTGAGGCTGGCACGCCCTCGGACGCTCGGCTTCGGGCTTGGGTCCTgtgggctgggaggctgggctgggggccaggcgGAGTCAGCTCCATGCCGAGCGCCCCCCACCTGCGCATGGGTAGCGCACTGCTGGGCCACAGCTCAAGGTCACGGCCCTGGGGATTGCAAGTGAATCAAGCACATTTCCACTCAGTTTTAGCAACCAAGAGAGCACAAACTGTATGGCCTCTTTGCAGCTAAAGGAAGGccccagaggaaaggaaaagagggagacagGACATGTGAGCATGGTTAAGATTTAACTCAGGATTTTGGGTTCCTGAGCCTTATATCCAGGCCTCAGCCCTGAATTGTTGTAGAGAACCTCAGAGCTTAGAGGCCAACCCAGCGGCCAGACCTTCCTGTGGGGACAATGGCTCAGAGAGGTCCAGGGATTACCAACCAAGGTTCCACCAACCGAGTCCATTAAGCGGCACTGTGAGATCTGATGCAAGGCCTGTGTGTTCCAATCTTCGCCGAGACACCGTCAGCCAAGGAGAGCCACACCCTTCAAACGCATCCGCAGGCACACACATAAGTCTTGGTGCCTCCAAGTTCAATCCTGCGTTTGATCTTTtgatgagaaggaaataaaacagaccAGCCATTTGCACTAAGGTTTCCAAGCCAATGTTATCGACTCAATAAGTGCTTAGCGACTtgcttcctcttctgtctccctatcGTCAGCTCTGTTTTAACCAGGAGTTATTTATAAGATCCATCCCTCTGTGTGTTCCTGAATACTGCACAATCCTGCTGTATAATGTTCCTGAATTGGAACTGTAAGGCTCCAGACTGGAAAACGCTGACATGTGACTGGTGAGCTTAGCGATGGAAGTGAGCCATGGTCTCTAACACCAGCATCACTGAGGTTCTACCGTAAAGGCGGGACTTCCCACAGCACTCAGCCTGGTGGCCTTCACAAGCACGGACCCACAGGGCCTCTGCTTTGGGAAGTCAGCTGTACCTAGGCTAAAAGGGGTTCACATGTCATTTCACATCCCTTTGCTTCCCCCGTGGTGTTTTGCCTTAGAATTTTGCGTGGTATGAATTGCCTTAGAATTTAGCTTTGTGGAATCGTAGAGTATTAGTCCTGAAAGAccttcagctccctccctcctccctccttccctcccccctcccttctttgctctcatccttcttcccttcctcctttctcccctccttcccataAATATTTCCAGAAGCCTATTCTGCTTTGGTTTGGGGCTGGGCTTGGGAAGACAAGGTGACACATAAAGGCAGTATCTCTGTCTTCTAGGAGTGAAGGGCAGACCATAGGCAAATTCTGGCCCCGCCCACTGGGTGTTCAGAGGGGGAGGGACTGTGAGAGTACAGCAGGGAACGGGACCTTTCATCTGATCACCTCATTTTACAGGCAGAGCAATAGGCCCAGCTGGTGAGAGACAGGTGGGCACAGGCCTTGTCCCGGGCCCCCAGGCTCCCCATCCAGGGCAGAACCCCTTCCTCTTGCCTGGATTTCATGTTGGTGGGCCAATATCGAGCAAGTACTCCATGCACGACACTGCTCTACATGCTGGCTTTGCTTCTGAGCTCTGGTCCTCACTGGGAAAACCTGGGGCTGCTCTGAACCCGTCTGCTTGTCTGCAGAGCAAGGAAGTAGCCAATGAGGTAAATTAGGCCCAAGTACTTGGCAAACCGGGAAACACTACTAAGGATGGTTGATGGTTATGCTTTCTTGTGCGCTGCCTATTTCTCCCAAGGAAGGAATGGCTGGAAAGGTTCCAGTTAACTGAGGTTTCCAGCCACTTGTTTGTGGTTAATTGAGCCCCTTTCTTGAAACTACAGAATGTCAGAACTGGGAGGCTCTTAAAGACCATTTTGTCCCACataaggaaacaggcccagaacAGGGAGGTGACCTGGGTCAAGTCGTGCCAGGGGCTCTGTTGAGTGCCTGCTGAGGACAGAACCCTCTGCCAGAAGCCCTGTTTATGTTCCAGATAGGGCAGTGTTTGGGGGCAAGAGCCTTGGTGAGTCAAATACCATGGTTCTCACAGCCAAGGGTGTCATGGGCTGGTGTCTGCCCCAGCCAGGTCCCTTGTAGGGGCTGGGGATGGAGCCTCATGACCCATCCTGTGAAGGAGCTGGACTCCTTGCTCTCGGTCCTATTTAAGTCGCTGGGTCTTAGGacaagtcccttcccctcccttagGGTCTCCGTTTCTTCATCTCTACAACTAAAGGCTTAAAAAATATCCCTAGGGTCTCTgtaatctttaattttatttaagtttttggAAGTACTAATGATGTATGGATCTAAgccataaataatatttattattataatagctAAGATTTGCTGTACGCCTATTCTGTGTCAGGCCCTACACTGGACACTTTCTTTGCACTGTCTCCTGTGATCATCACAAAACCCCCTTGGGTAAGAAGACTCCATTgggcaggtggggaaactgaggctcagagccatTCAGTGTCTGGCTGATGGCCAAGCACCCGGTGGAGGAAACCGCACCCGCGTCTGTAGAACCCCAAAGCCAGTGCTCCAAACCTGTCTTAGCTGCTTCCTAGCCAGTGTCACCAGGGCTGGAACAAGAGGGATCCTGACTGAGAGGCCACTGTAGGGTGGTACTGGGCCCCGCTCTAGGGACAGTGCTCTGGGAGGCTGTTATGGGTCCAGGAGGGAGGCTGCTTGTAGgttctcccccacccacccagccctggccctggcaGCAGTACAGATGCACCCACAGTGCAATGTATGCAGGGGAGTTGAGGCCGTCTCCACATTTTGCAGAAGGGGTACATATTAAAAGACAGCATGTTgggggacttgcccaaggccacatggtCGGCTAGTGACTCAACTGGGACTCAGCCTCCTGACTTCCAGGCTACACTTTTCTCCTGCAGCCAGTGTTTGCAGGCAATGCACCTTTTCAAAGGCTCGAAGAGACCTGGGCATTGACTCAGGAAgccccaccccaccactttcctcgcaactccacccccatcccaccatGCAGACTACCAGTGACACTCTTGTATAAGGGAAATCAattccccaaaacaaaacaaccatcGTGTCTTCCTTTGTGCTAAGCCCACTGCTCCAGGCTTGAAAGGCAGCAAAAACAAGTAAACGACTTGGTGCTCAGCCAAGCAAAAAGGAAGGTGGCTCAAGGTCAGATGTGGCCTCTGAGACCGTTTCAGCAATGCTGCTGCGACAGCTCTGCCCACTGATCACCTGGTGCTGCAGAGAGCAGGGAGCCCGTTGCCCTTGACTCTGCTGAGTAAGTGGAGAAGGGGGGAAGCAGTGGCAGCACTTCCGGACAACTGAAGGACAGCACAGAGCTGGCTTCAGCCAGGCATTCAGCAAATTGTTACTGAGCGCTCATTTTGTGCTGGGCATCGTGCAAGGGGCCGTTGAACTAGTGATGGGCAGAATGCAGCCCCAGCCCTCTTGGAGCTTATGGTCCGGTGGGCATGTCCAGATGCTGAACTGAGTCCCCCAGGCACACGTAGGAGCTGAGCTGAGTGCTAGCAAGTCTGGGCTCAGGGACAGTTAGCACGAGAGGAACACCTGGCCATGCCGGGGTCAGTCCTGAATTCTGAAGGTTGGCAGAATGACTGTAATTGTCAAAGCAGTGGATCCATGTCAGGCCTCATCCTCAACATCCATGTGACGTGTGACAGGGTGACCACACTGGTC
It contains:
- the ST8SIA5 gene encoding alpha-2,8-sialyltransferase 8E isoform X2 — encoded protein: MRYADPSANRDLLGNRTLLFIFICAFALVTLLQQILYGRNYIKRGLQFGWQSGDQLANWTGLFNVMDDPAVQSGSDSSSRYFEFYEGPFEYNSTRCLELRHEILEVKVLSMVKQLELFDRWKSLQMCKWAMNISEANQFKSTLSRCCNAPSFLFTTQKNTPLGTKLKYEVDTSGIYHINREIFHMFPKDMPYYRSQFKKCAVVGNGGILKNSRCGREINSADFVFRCNLPPISEKYTMDVGVKTDVVTVNPSIITERFHKLEKWRRPFYRVLQVYENASVLLPAFYNTRNTDVSIRVKYVLDDFESSQAVYYFHPQYLVNVSRYWLSLGVRAKRISTGLILVTAALELCEEVHLFGFWAFPMNPSGLYITHHYYDNVKPRPGFHAMPSEIFNFLHLHSRGILRVHTGTCNCC
- the ST8SIA5 gene encoding alpha-2,8-sialyltransferase 8E isoform X1; translation: MRYADPSANRDLLGNRTLLFIFICAFALVTLLQQILYGRNYIKRYFEFYEGPFEYNSTRCLELRHEILEVKVLSMVKQLELFDRWKSLQMCKWAMNISEANQFKSTLSRCCNAPSFLFTTQKNTPLGTKLKYEVDTSGIYHINREIFHMFPKDMPYYRSQFKKCAVVGNGGILKNSRCGREINSADFVFRCNLPPISEKYTMDVGVKTDVVTVNPSIITERFHKLEKWRRPFYRVLQVYENASVLLPAFYNTRNTDVSIRVKYVLDDFESSQAVYYFHPQYLVNVSRYWLSLGVRAKRISTGLILVTAALELCEEVHLFGFWAFPMNPSGLYITHHYYDNVKPRPGFHAMPSEIFNFLHLHSRGILRVHTGTCNCC